atccccacgggCACCGGCCGGGCAAAAACCCGCAAAACGCGACTCCAAATTCCCCAAGTCCAAGGAAAAACCCGATTTTCTCAAAGCAAGCAAACgccagggatatttttttttaatgttattttaaagacCATATATTTGCCACCGAGATGAAAGTGCTGGGTTTTGGCCTTTCTGGCCACCTTTTGAAACGGCTCCCGGACAGCTCTGCATCAACAGAATTAATTCCATGAGAAAATCCATTCGAGACTAATGTCTTGCTACTGCAGAAGTGCGCAATGGCAGCGAACAGGAGATATAAgctcttaattaaaaacaaagagaacCTCTATCCCCCAAGGCCTTTATTTCAACAGCTCTGGTTAGGGAGAccgtatttttcattttcccaatAAAAACAGCTACGAGCCGCAACTCTTTGAAGACCCCCGTCAAGGCCTCTAAgctgcataaaattaaaaaaggaaaaaacagctcCATTTCATTTTGCAGAGTATAATCTTGAGTCACCCTTAGCGGTAGGAAACCAAGAGAGGCCCCGGATACCTGCTACGCCCTGGCCAGGAGGGCAGCAACGGAGCCCCCGAGCCCATGCCCGCGCACGGGATTCCTGCCTTGGTCCTTTCCCCTTCGCCTTCCCGCAGCTCCCAGTTTGACTCCGAATGCCAAAAGAGGGTAAATCTCCTAAATAAGCCAGGACAGCAGGACCGGCACGTGCAGGGTCAGGCCCTAACGCCTCTCCCTCTCGCTCCTCAACCAAAGTGTCGCCTCTAGCCAGGCAGAGACCATCCCAAACGGGCTCCCGGTAACGAGCATTGAAAAGAAACCGGCTTCTGGGAGCGGCTGAAGAGCTTACAGAGAGGGAAACGATGAAAACACAGATGGAATAGTTGCCGTGGCGATTGTTCCTGGCCATGGTCACGCTCAAAGAGTTTTcttcaacggctcaatgtccaagcgGCGACCAGTgccgagtggcgttcctcagggattggtactgggaccggtgctgtttaacatctttgttggcgacatggacaacgggatcgagtgcaccctcagcaagtttgccgatgacaccaagggaagggatgccatccagagggaccggGAGAGGCTtgaggtgggcccgtgccaacctcatgaagttcaaccaggccaagtgcagggtcctgcacctgggtcagggcaacgccaagcacaaatccaggctgggcggagaatggctggagagcagccctgaggagaaggatttgggggtgttggggggtgagAAGCTCAAGAAGAACCAGCaacgtgcactggcagcccagaaaccccccgcagcctgggctgcatccccggcagcgtgggcagcagggcgagggggggattctgcccctctgctccgctcggggggaCCCCACCTGCCATGTGGGGCTCAGCATCCCGTCCCCATGCCTTCCTCGGCTCCCGCACACCCCAGGCACCGGCACACCTCCGCCTGCTCCCGAGCTTCGCGGAGGGGCAGGGGAAACCCGGCTGGACTCAGGAGGCCttacagcttccccagccgtcaGAAAACGCATCTCACCCCCGAAAGCTTCATCCAGTCGATAAAGCTGCTTTCCGACAGAAAAATTCAATCAGGAGCGTTGTGTGGCCGTTCTGCTGCAACCCCAGCCACAAACGGCCTCTCCCGGGGGGGATCAGCCAGACTTCGCCGTAACACGAACCCTACCGCCACTTAATAGCTTGTAAGAAAAGTAATTTACTAAAAACAGAAGGGTTAGATAGAGGGGAGGAGATATGGCAGGAGTCTTCGTGAAAAACCTCGCTCCGGCGCAAAGCCGGTTCATCGGCTGGGAACCTGCCGCGGGGCTGCTCCTCCGAGCCCCCCTCCGGCCTCCAAAGCAGAGCTCGGGCTGGCAAAGCCCCTTGGTTTTCCACTCGGTAAATCAGGGCAATCAGCTCCGAAACCCAGCCCAGGCGAGCATTACTCATCCTGAAGTGAAAATGCAGCTCTTCagcagaaaaaacaccaccaaggTTCCTGGAAACCTCCTGGTATTTTGCGTTGGGCTGATGAAAGGAGGAGaatatcctgctgctgctgctgagaaataTCCTTGCCAAGAACGAAGATCCTAGAGGCTTATGCTAAAGACACTGAGACTTATCTTCTCAGGTGTTACAGCAAATATCACCGAGCAATAAATACTtctgagagcagcagaggagCGTTTCTGGCTCGTTTAGACACACGTGGGTGAAGGCACACAGGCACGCACGGCATCTGCTAATCCCGGGGAGAAACGAGTCCCTCTCCCTCGCCGGAGAGAGCTCAGCTCACGGCCGCGCTCACCCCCTGCTTCAgccatccttctccatcctcagGGAACACCGCAGCCGACGCACGGCCCCACACGGGATCCTTCGGGACCCTGGGGGACAGGCGACGGGGGGTGCTGGCCCCGGGGATGCCGTCCAGCCCCATTCCCTCCTCTCCGGCCCCCCGTAGCGGCGGCTCCCCATGCCCTGGCACGGCAGATCAAAGCGGCGGCTCCATCCCGACCGCCCGGGGTcttcttttaaacacattttatctTTAATTAATTCCTTTGAAGCCTTTTGCATCCGCTATCTCCTCGCATCCAGCGGCCCCCTCTCCTGAACCCCCTTTCTGAAGGCAGAGTCACCCCCCCAGCGGGGAAGAGAATGTCtctctattattatttattcccGATACGCTCCTGGCCggcagcagggatggagcggaGGGTGGGATGGAGCTTCGGCACGGCAGTGCCCGTGCCAACACCCACACAGCCCCTCGCCTCCACCCAGGAGCCCCCCAGACGGCGATCCCGACCCCCATCCCTAGGGATGGAGTGCCTGGGGGGTGCccctgcagccccgctcccccccagcacgCTGCTCGCACAGCACCACGCCAACCGCGCTGCGTACCGGCGATCAAACCACCATTAAGAGCAGCAGACGACACATAAAGTCTTCTGCCTTATAAAGCACTTAAAGGTTTAATTAAAGACGGCTTTATTCTAATAATACTGAAAGGAGAGCCTCAGACAACCCAGCCAGCGCAATTCATGCCTTCGCCCTGACAGTCTCTGATtcattctcctcttttcttctttattttggcTGAGCCCGCGGTACAGGAGGATGCTCTGCCTGGGCGGCAGAGCCCAGCCCGCACGGGCAGCATcaggccccttccagccctcgCCTCTTGCAGCACGCTggagttttaattatttctctcttcctgtgcTCCACCGTAAAAATGATTATGACAGCCCCCGAAAAAAGGAAGCACGTTTTTGAAAAGCATAAGCATAAACTACGCCTGGGTGAACATATTGCGTCCCCATCTGACTGCCATCAGCACTCCGCCAGGCGCCGGGCGGGCAGAGGTGGCACCGGGACAAACACACCTGGGCTGGGGGTTACCCACAGCAcccccccgccggcggcaccCACCAGCTCCCCCCCGTCTTTCTGGGCGCTGCAAGCGACCACCcgtctgccttccctcctgcccacccgCAGAGTATCTGCTATCTTTTTTAGGCTTGTTTTTGCTGCTCGTGACTCACGGAGACGTcgtttctggcttttttttcccccctctcgtTTTCCAGCGCGGAGGAGCCGGGCAAGAGGAAGATCTCCCTGAGCGGGATCGCTTTCAGGCCCACCCAAGCGAGTGCCGCTGCCTCTGCTGAAGTGCCCCCATCCCACGTGTGCCCCGGGGACCCCCATGGTCCCCCAGCATCACTGGGCGCccaggagcgagacccaggcacccAGAAGCAAGTCCTTCTCCAGCCATGCCCGGAGGGAAGCGAGGGCATGGCGGGGAATGCAGGACCTTCGTTAGCCCCACAGCACCACCCAATCCATTGGGAATGGCGGTGCCATGACGCGCCGGGGAGCGCAGGAGCCCTGGGGTGACTCTGCCAGCGCTGGGGGTGGCCCCAGCTCCCTTGGGGACCACCCTGACCGTGGGCTGCTGCCGGGCTGAGCTGAGGGACCGCAAGCCGGGCGAGCAgcatcctccctgcccagcctcccagcACCGCGGCGCCGCGCAGGACGAGGGCTTGCGATGCTCGCTGAGGCAAATAAGAAGTACAGACGAGTTACCTCATCCTCATTTGTAGCCATATGTTTTTCCCAGCAGAGAACAAACGCTTCCAGCCGCTAAGGCTTATACAACAGAGAGGAGCCGGGCGTGAGAAATGCACAGCCTGGCACGGGCGCATCGCCAGCAACTTCGGCGCGGGCTCGGCCGGTGCTTTGGGACGGCTGGGCTCCCggcacgctggtccccaggagctgcaggggctcGGCACGACCCGCCGGGAGCGTGCCGGGGATCTCCCGGGCACCCGTCACCGTCAGGAAAAGCGGATCTGGAGCTCAGGCGCTTTTCAATTTAGGGTGGACGGGCCAAAATTAAAAAGGTCCTTTAGCCCCGGGAAGGAGTTTATCGTATTCACCACTCGGCAAAAAGAAGCTAATTAGCAAAAACTCCCATCCCGGAAAAAGCCCCTAATGAGAGCTAAGAACCGGCAGATTAAAGCCGTGGCCCCTCGGGATGCTgacggggacggcggcggctgtGGCTCTGCCGGCTGGGGATGGCAGCGGCGACAGAGCAGCGTCGGGAAGGCGGGCAGCACGGGCGGGAACGTGGGCAGCATCACCATCAGGAACGCGGGCAGCATCACTGGCTCATCCTCGCCTAAACGAGGCGTCCCACTAATCATCCACAGCACATGCCCGGGGCCATCCTCCCACGTGCCGCAAACGGAGCCGGCCAACGGGCTGCCGCAGCCAGCTCCCACCAGACCCCACGATGCCACCGAGGCCGGAGGCGACGACCGTGACGGGTCTGGGGAGATAAGGCTGAAGATCTCATCCCACGTGTGACGCAGCGTGCAGCTCACGCCGGCAGTCGTTATCGACACTCCCTCGCTAATTTACCCAGCCAATTCCAGCGTGTTTTCAAAAGGTGTgtaggttgggattttttttgccgCTATAAATAACTCCTTTAAGACAGGGACAACATTATGGTTGGCTTGTCTCTTGCCGCCAAGCAGGGCAGGCTAGATAAACTAATTGGGATTAAGATTAGgccttaaaattcttttttgatTCAACTAGAAAATCACTGTGGGCTAAAAGCAGTCGATGCGCAGTGAATAAATTCTGTAAACTATACAACGGTACCCCACAGTTTAATACTAGCAATAacaaatataatttgaaataaatgggaAGCAGCTTTCCCATCCATGTCCACGCCGCAGACGGCGCTGGGGGAACGCACCGCCCTGCCCGAGCGCCGCGCTAAATACGATGAGGGGAGCTGGGACGGATGGATGCTGCTAATGGGAAAAACACAGCGAGCCACTGGAAAACACCTCCGATAAACGCGATGAATCAGAGCTGCCGCTCGCCTCCCGAGCGCTCTCGTTCAACATCACACGCTTTTTTCCAGTCCCGGGCAACGCCGCCACCGGGGAAACTCGTGCCGCAGTCACCGCTCCGtcccaggaccccccagccctcccgacggccgccccggccccccggcaGCCCCTACCTGTGCTGTCTCCCAGTCCGCGGGGTGGGCGAGCATCCTTGCCCCCGCTGCTGTGCCCGGCGGCCGGCTCGGCGGTGCTGGTGCggccggggctgctgcggggcgcgtcgccgccgggggcgggcgccggggtgctggggggcgcgCGGGGCGGCGTGGCGGCGGCAGTGGTGgcagcagtggtggtggtggtggtggtggtggcggcggcggcggtggtggtggcggtggtggtggcgAAGGCGCCGGGCAGcgtgctgctctccagggagTCCTCCTCGCCCGTGGGGCCCCAGACGATGACCTCGGGCAGCGCCGTGGGACGCCCGTCCCGTGGGGCAAAGCCGCGGCCGCGCAGGTGCCGCCGGCCCCTCCGGGAGCGGGGCCGTCGCGGGGAGcggccggcgggcagcggggcggcggggggcggccggcgggagcggggtcTCTGCGGGGGGGTCGCGGGGGCGCAGGTccagggggggccggggcgccgcagctcctccccgctccccgcgccccaCAGCGCGCCGCGGGACAGTCTGTGCCGGAGCGCCGGCCGCGGCGacagcctccccccggccccgctggcagggggctggcagctggCGAGGTCCATGGCTAGGTGGAACATGGCTATTAAAATCCAAGCATGGCTTCCGAGCGGGCAACCTGACCTGCGGACAGACAGCGACCGTGTTAGAAAGGCAGAGGGGCAACACACGGGCTCCCCAAGCCCGGCCACCCGAAACaccccccccggcagcacgggCAAGCCGTGCCATCGTCCTCCCCCCGTGCTCCCAACAGGGTCCCCCAAAACGGCACCGCAgggtgccccgcagcccccaccgcCAACCCATCACCACAAAGGGGGCAGAACAAGGACCCCCATCCAAAACCAGgactttgctgcttctcagttGATCCGCGACTGCCATGAATGCCTCGAGGACGGGTTTTTCTGCGAAGTGCCAGTGTCTGTGCTACCCAAACTCGGCCCTTTTAGATGAAATATCTACTGCgggtggcaggagcagccagcagcGAGAGCCTTTGCTCCGCGTCTCCATGTCACCAGGGCATTGGGgaccccggcccccggccccagcTTTCCGAAATCACGCTGCACTGTCAGCAGGCTCCGTATTTACAATTTTGCCTTGATGTGACGTGCCTCCACCAGGTCAGGTCACACCAAAGCCTCTCCCTTCCTCCGTGGCATCGCACCTTGCAAGGTCCTGCCCCACTCGCATCTTCCCCTGAGATGCGACCCCACATAAAGCACAGCGCTTCACGGTAAGAAAACGCCCGATACACAAATTTTTCTTGTTggagtttttgggttttttttttagggggaaaaaaaaaaaatcattaggcCAAAGCCCAAAATCTTTACACCATTTTATTCAGCTTTTACACAAGAAAGACTTTTGTCGAACTCAGCAGGAGTTAATGAGAGCTTTATATGGCTAAATAGACTAATCCTCCGCAGCGCTGCGCCCCGTAAAGTCCTTGGTAGCACAACAAAATGTGCATCTGGTTGACAGAAGCATTTGTACACTCCCTCCATGCGTGAGCAAATGAAGCTAAAGGAGCTGACCTGGATACTCCCAGGCACAGTCTTTTTCTGCTCAgaggatctcttttttttttttttttttcctaattgggTATTTTTTCAAAGCGTAACAGCATTTattttggggaggaacaaggcgACGCAGGGAAAGCACgcagaaggagaaagggaagagccaGAAACAGACAACATAAACCAAAATAGTtcaggctgggggaggaaggattTCAaggctgcaaaaaaccccaaccacccaaAACATGTTGtcggtggggttttcttttttagaggCTGGCAGAGCGGTGGCGGTGCCGCGGGGGCAGCACCGAGAGCATCCCCCACCTGCCGAGCATCGGCGCTGCCGCAGGCAGCACCCCGGTGAGGAGTCCGGAGCTCGGGCTTCCAGCGGGAGCGCGGAACACCGACTCGCCTTCGCAAGGCTCACGTTCACTCCAGCGGCGCGTCAGGCTCCATGTCAGCCTCTGCCCCGCTCCCTAACGTCATCTGAAATGTCTCCttgcaaggaaggagaggtgccGGGCACCACCCCGGCACCACGCTCGCCCCAGGGGCCACCTCTGGCACCCAGACCCCGTCCTGGCCCTCGGCGAGCCAGCGGCGCACGTGGCGCAGGAGGCGAGGGAAGACgcgcccggcccagcccagctgctgccaaaAGACAAAAATGCCAGTCCTCGCTACTCGGGATTGGAGCTTgcaggaaaaacagatttttcccaaaattcccattttttttcttcccgctGCCTCCTGCTTGCTGGTGACGTTCTCAAGCTCAGGCTGCCCCAGCTCAGGGGGGTTTGCTCCCGCGTGGGACGTGCCCGAGCATCGCTGCCTTGCTCCCTGCCGCACCGGGGGGACGCGGGGGAAAATGCAACAACCGCAAGGCACAGCCCCCAGCGTCAGACCACCACAGCAGGAAGGCTGTGCCCTGGTGACACCCCCAGACAGGGGTGTCCCTGGCTCCTGGCATCGCACCCCAGGTCGGAGCctctggggatgggaagggacaCGGTGGGGGACGCCCGCAGCTCGCACGGGGCAGCTGAAGGCAGGCGgagcccccggcagctccccgtCCTGCCCCAGGGACGGCGGGGGTCACCCTCCCGCCTGCGTCCCTTCCAGCCATATCAGCCACGGGGCTGTCACCCAAGGCGCGTCCTCCCGGCCACCCCGCTGGCTGGCACGTCCCCAGGAGGCGGCTTTAGGGACGGGAGCGGCGAGTCCGGTTACCTCGGAGGAATTCTGAGTGGCATGCAATCTTTTGAGGGCTTTGCAAACGACAGATAAGAGCAAGTGTCCTTCAGAATAAATAGCAGCGTGTAGGAGTTGCCGTTGTCTAGGCAACGCGGCGCGATGTGCTgggcgcggcggcggggatgCGGCAGCGCGTGGCGGGGCTGGTGGTACCCAGGAGCCCCGAAgctgccccaggaccccccccttccctccccctgccacccctgagCACCCCGACAAAGCGGGCACCCAGGGAGACGTGTCCCAAGGGCGGCCCAGGGAGTGGGGACATGGCCAGCCCGGAGGTCCTGCCACCTTCTTCTTGCCCCAAACAAACCCAGGCTGGCCCCCCAAAGGCACGCTGTCCCTGGGGGCTCCCCACGCCTCCGCTCCCCATCGCCAAAACAGGCAGGAGAGCATCTGCTCGCCTCGCGGGAGGCAGGAGCGGAGTCACCGCTGCTGGGAGGACGCCTGGGCTTTGCTGAGACATCAAACGGCACAAACCCGCCTCCAACTGCACCAGCTGCGTCCCACCGGCCAGAGAGCAGAGCCCAGAGGAACCTCCACAGCCCTCAGTGCACGGGATAACTCACCAACCGCCCTCAGAGGGGGGCTTCTGTCGTAGGGAAGGGGACGCATCGGTCGGCCACGCACATAGCACCCGCCTGCCTCGGTGCCGGGGCACGGACCCGGCCCTGGCTGGGGCGATGCAGCGGGTCGGCAGGACGTGCCGCTCGCTGAACCCTCTGGAAATCAGGGGTTTGGTTATTCAGGactcccccaccacacacacgcAACTTCTTTCCCATTGCAAAGAGAGACGGGGCGAGCACGGGCAattttcatcctctttcttttcccaccttGGGGGTGAAGGGGAGCGTTATCCCCAAATAGTTTCTCAAACTCAAGGAAAAATTCAACAAAACTCTGaaattgggttaaaaaaaaagaaacgagcAGTGGAGATATTTGAGAAGACGAAATCCCTTCCTCGCCCTCCTCATCCAAAGCCTTTGCTCCTGCGAACCACAATCCGCTCCCACGGCTCAACGGCTGGCGAGGCGGCCGCATCCGCGCACACTACGGGGACTCCCACAAATATTTACCTGCGCGTGGTGAGAAGCACAAAAGCAGATTTCAAGGAAACTACCCAGATAATGACAGGGATCGAGCGCGTTAAGCGCTCCAGGGTTGCTTTGCTGAGCCCAACCGAGCCAGTCTGTTTCAAAGGCGATGGAGTTACGGGCGCCGAAGGTGCTCCAGACGGAGCCGCCGCAGCCTCCCCACCGCGCGCGACACGGCTCAGAGCTCTCCCCAGGATGAAAACCCTTCCCCAAACCCTTTCAGACGCAGCCGTTTGCTTTGAAGAGGAGGGAAGCTGACACTTAAGAGAGAGATTAATTGGAAGGAGGCTGAAGGACGCGAGCTCACCGTGCCCACTGCTGGTCGGGAAGATGCTGCCAGGGCTTTTCCATGTCCAGGGCCGGTACGGGGCGATGCTGCCCGGCTCCTCCGGCCTCACGGGCAGCAGCAACACGGCTCTTCCCACCAGGAAAGCCGGTATGACCGAATCCCTTCCACCCTGATGAAGCTTCATGCACAGCCAGAAGCCCCCGAGCGTTTTGAGGAGCACGCCCAGGCAAGAGAGGCGCTCTGGTAATTAGTGCTCTCGATCgctgcagagctggaaaggcGAGATTACCTCTGTCCTGGGATCACCTTATAAACAGGTGAAGTGGCAGCCTGGGAAAGGCAGCCCCGGGTGCCCTCGACCCGTGTCCCGCCGTGAACCCAGACCTGCCGCCCCCCCGGCATCACCCGGGCCCATTGCTCCGGGGCTGCGGCCGCGCAGACACGGACCCTGCAAGGCCCCGGCGCCACGGCACGAGCACAACGTGCTGCTCGCATCGACTACACCACGTGCCCAAAGCGAAACGGAGCACCGAGGGCTGCTCAGTGCTTTGGAAACGACGGAGCTGGGTGCGCTGGCAGAGCGGCGCGGCGTGGAAGTCGGATGGAAATCCATAGGAAAAGTGATGGACAGACAAAAGATGAGAGCAGTCAGGGCAAACGGAGGAAAAATCCCTCTTCTGCCACCCTCCACGCAcgttattttgcatttctaccCGCAGAGGCAGCATGAGCAcccccagggcagaggcagcggtGGCGGCACGGGGTCCGGCAGCACGATGGCAGCGAGACCCCCACccgagcccagggctggtggcgtCCCAGTGCCGGTCCCTGGCTCGGTGCCACCTCACTCTTGTGCCAGGCTACTTCTCCCGCCCTCTCTGCTGTGTCCCGGCGAGAGCCAGAGCTTCCAGAGAAGCTGCCGCCTCCCCACAACGCCCGGGTTTTTAATCCACGCAGCTCCGGAGGCTGCGATGCCCAGTGCCACTGGGGGATGCTGCCTTGGAAATGGGCCGTTGGCACTCGCAGACACGTGGGAAGGGAAACAGAAGACCCAGCACGGCGGGTGCAGCAGAGGAGGTGCTCGTGGCCGGGGGGAAACGCCTCTGCCCCGGCGCCGGGGACCCCGGGAGGACGGCGGCTGCGTCGGCGAGCCCCGACGCTGCGGGCAGGACGCGGGTTAATCCAGCGGCTGCAAAACCAGGCGACCGCTGCGCGCCCAGAAATCCCCGGGGCTGGCTAATCTGAACCAGCAATTAACTGGGATCGTGGCCACCGAGCGGCTCTGATGAACTGCGGAACACAAACCGCCAGCAGCTCGGTCCGCAcaaaccccccccctccctttgaGGCTCCCCCCGGTGCGAGCCCCAGGCGAGGAACGGCAACAGGGGCCTATTTACGGCCCTTTCATAAGGTACTTGTTTGCTCTCCACCACCGGCCCTTTTCTCCCCTGGCTGTGGAGACACTTCACAGCCAGCACTAAATGCAGAATAGGctgttttttaatgcagaattaTACAAATGGAGCCATTCTTCCATTTCATGCCTCCTGTTAGGTAATCTATTGGTATTGCACAGGGAATCAAGGTTATGTCCTTGTTGGGATGATTTACGAACTCTGAGCGTTTCATATCTCCAAACGCCAAGCGAGACCGAGACAAAAATATTCCTGCGAACTCCTGGAGCGGGAGCCCTGGCCGGAGGGATGGGGCGACGATGCTGGTCCCAGGCAAGATGCGGCGGGAAAGCGGGCGCCACGCTCTTGGGAAAGCATCCTTGGCAGCGTGGCTGCGTGTCCTACAAAAGCATTCGGAGCACGACGTGTTATGGGAGCATGTGCAGGAACCCGCCGGCTTCGTACGGACAAAGAGCGAGGCGGCTGCTCCTCGGCGGGTGACTTTCACGCTGGAGCAAGAGGCGGAGGGGAAGGTTTCAGCGGCGGTGGCAGATACTTGGCCCGCAATCGCGTGTCCTGGCCGAGGTGGGGActgcagccccggccctgccgcaGCCGCTCTCAGCCCCGCTCCCGTGTGCGACGATCCCTGCAGTGCAGCGACTGTCCTTTGTTGTGACACTACCAGCCATCGCCATGGAAATATGAGCATCACCGCGTCGCTCCCGCCGGGACGGGACCCTCGCCGGGGCCGGG
The window above is part of the Chroicocephalus ridibundus chromosome 16, bChrRid1.1, whole genome shotgun sequence genome. Proteins encoded here:
- the AJAP1 gene encoding adherens junction-associated protein 1; amino-acid sequence: MWMRRLPGSRSGCPLGSHAWILIAMFHLAMDLASCQPPASGAGGRLSPRPALRHRLSRGALWGAGSGEELRRPGPPWTCAPATPPQRPRSRRPPPAAPLPAGRSPRRPRSRRGRRHLRGRGFAPRDGRPTALPEVIVWGPTGEEDSLESSTLPGAFATTTATTTAAAATTTTTTTTAATTAAATPPRAPPSTPAPAPGGDAPRSSPGRTSTAEPAAGHSSGGKDARPPRGLGDSTGLAVHQIITITVSLIMVIAALITTLVLKNCCAQSGRPRRNSHQRKLDQQEESCQNLTDFAPARVPSALDIFTAYNETLQCSHECVRTPVPVYAEEALHSPGDYKATFNGNRPSSSDRHLIPVAFVSEKWFEISC